One Natronomonas moolapensis 8.8.11 genomic region harbors:
- a CDS encoding glutaredoxin family protein, with amino-acid sequence MTVTLYRLEGCPYCERVVDTLEELNVAFDSVWVEGLHSKRTEVKSATGQRQVPVLVADGYGVSMSQSARIIAFLETTYGDAESSDTVGV; translated from the coding sequence ATGACTGTCACGCTATACCGCCTCGAGGGCTGCCCGTACTGCGAGCGCGTGGTCGACACACTCGAGGAGTTGAATGTAGCGTTCGACAGCGTCTGGGTCGAGGGGCTCCATTCGAAGCGCACCGAGGTGAAATCGGCCACGGGCCAGCGGCAGGTACCCGTGCTCGTGGCCGACGGGTACGGCGTCTCGATGAGCCAATCGGCACGGATCATCGCGTTTCTCGAGACGACGTACGGCGACGCGGAATCGTCCGATACAGTCGGGGTCTGA
- a CDS encoding DUF7577 domain-containing protein, which translates to MDTSSMVVALGVLVLLVHAAFAVYLYRSLSGSTAERAGSAPGEDPPVEPSGLPPEDRARSSGVADLPERPDDAGPSPDGTVQCSICGTPNDPQFQFCRRCVSELSGSGPPQGDREVTGG; encoded by the coding sequence ATGGACACCTCCAGCATGGTCGTCGCTCTTGGGGTCCTCGTGCTCCTCGTCCACGCCGCGTTTGCGGTGTATCTCTACCGATCGCTGTCCGGTTCGACGGCGGAGCGCGCCGGGAGCGCGCCGGGAGAAGACCCTCCGGTGGAGCCGTCCGGACTGCCACCCGAGGACCGCGCCAGGTCGTCCGGCGTCGCGGACTTGCCGGAACGCCCGGACGACGCCGGACCGTCGCCGGACGGGACAGTCCAGTGTTCGATCTGTGGCACGCCGAACGACCCACAGTTCCAGTTCTGTCGTCGGTGCGTCTCGGAGCTGTCCGGAAGCGGGCCGCCGCAGGGCGACCGCGAGGTCACCGGCGGTTGA
- a CDS encoding MBL fold metallo-hydrolase — protein sequence MIKYDGIALSWLGHATVRIAADDTVVYVDPGRSGAPNEGDRTDGVPDRRDGDVVCVTHGHHYDPDGIGAAARSDAAVVAFEGIDTRRIDRDVERFVDLPYEVRTVDAEADIAVGDAIVRTTAAYNDPEGPHVGANGEPYHPKGRGCGFHVTLAGVSVYCPGDTDVLGGHEHLSVDVFCPPIGGTYTMDRHGAADLAAALEPDLVVPIRYGADDATDVDAEAFATDLAERGVEVRLDE from the coding sequence ATGATCAAATACGACGGGATAGCGCTCTCGTGGCTCGGCCATGCGACGGTTCGGATCGCGGCCGACGACACGGTCGTGTACGTCGATCCGGGCCGCAGCGGCGCCCCGAACGAAGGCGATCGAACCGATGGCGTTCCGGACCGACGCGACGGCGACGTCGTCTGCGTGACCCACGGCCACCACTACGACCCCGACGGGATCGGAGCCGCCGCTCGATCCGACGCCGCGGTGGTCGCCTTCGAGGGCATCGACACCCGCCGGATCGACCGCGACGTCGAGCGCTTCGTCGATCTCCCATACGAGGTTCGCACCGTCGACGCGGAAGCCGACATCGCGGTCGGGGACGCGATCGTCCGCACGACCGCGGCGTACAACGACCCCGAGGGGCCACACGTCGGGGCGAACGGCGAGCCGTACCATCCGAAGGGCCGCGGCTGTGGGTTTCACGTCACGCTGGCGGGTGTTTCGGTGTACTGCCCCGGCGACACGGACGTCCTCGGGGGCCACGAACACCTCTCCGTCGACGTCTTCTGTCCGCCGATCGGGGGGACGTATACGATGGACCGCCACGGGGCCGCCGACCTCGCGGCGGCGCTGGAACCCGACCTCGTCGTGCCGATCCGATACGGCGCCGACGACGCGACCGATGTCGACGCCGAGGCGTTCGCTACGGACCTCGCGGAGCGCGGCGTCGAGGTCAGACTCGACGAGTGA
- a CDS encoding CaiB/BaiF CoA transferase family protein: MRLDGIRVLDLTRLLPGPYATQLLADAGADVIKVEDTKSGDYAREMPPTTDEGIGAIFDAVNRGKRSVALDLKSDGGQTAFYDLLEDADVVVESFRPGVAERLGVGYDAVSERRPDVVYCSLTGYGQNGPYADRPSHDLNCIGLSGLLDMNRRSVDEAPRLPGYQIADIGGGLLAAFAVCSALLSRELGNSGGEYLDVSMTDAVVAFSQTVAPDALRGSDPRPGETPFTGEYPCYGVYEASDGNYVTFGALEPKFFEAFCAAVDRPELAAEHTSEDPSVRAALRAELESIFAERTRDEWVSLLADVDTAFGGVYTPEEALEHPQIEARGYVRRPDDGAPRIGFPVRGSDVPRADGRALPDHGEHTVPILEAAGYDADTIDRLRSDDAIK, from the coding sequence ATGCGACTCGACGGAATCCGTGTCCTCGATCTCACCCGGCTGCTTCCGGGCCCCTACGCGACGCAGTTGCTCGCCGACGCCGGTGCCGACGTGATCAAGGTCGAAGACACCAAAAGCGGGGACTACGCCCGAGAGATGCCGCCCACGACCGACGAGGGGATCGGTGCGATCTTCGACGCGGTAAACCGTGGTAAGCGCAGCGTCGCGCTCGATCTCAAGAGCGACGGCGGACAGACGGCGTTTTACGACCTGCTCGAAGACGCTGACGTCGTCGTCGAGAGCTTCCGTCCGGGGGTGGCCGAGCGGCTCGGCGTCGGCTACGACGCGGTCTCCGAACGCCGGCCGGATGTGGTGTATTGCTCGCTTACGGGGTACGGACAGAACGGTCCGTACGCCGATCGACCCAGCCACGATCTCAACTGTATCGGGCTTTCGGGGCTTCTCGATATGAACCGCCGGAGCGTCGACGAGGCGCCGCGGCTTCCGGGCTACCAGATCGCCGACATCGGCGGCGGGTTGCTCGCCGCCTTTGCGGTCTGTTCCGCGCTGTTGTCCCGCGAGCTCGGCAACAGTGGCGGCGAGTACCTCGACGTGTCGATGACCGACGCGGTCGTCGCCTTCTCGCAGACCGTCGCGCCCGATGCGCTCCGGGGATCGGATCCACGCCCGGGCGAGACGCCGTTCACCGGCGAATATCCCTGTTACGGTGTCTACGAGGCGAGCGACGGCAACTACGTCACGTTCGGCGCGCTCGAGCCGAAGTTCTTCGAGGCATTCTGTGCGGCCGTCGACCGCCCCGAGTTGGCCGCCGAGCACACGTCGGAGGACCCGTCGGTTCGGGCGGCCCTCCGTGCGGAACTCGAGTCGATCTTCGCCGAACGGACCCGCGACGAGTGGGTGTCGCTTCTGGCGGACGTGGACACGGCGTTCGGCGGCGTCTACACCCCCGAAGAGGCGCTCGAACACCCTCAGATCGAGGCCAGAGGATACGTCCGGCGGCCGGACGACGGCGCGCCACGAATCGGGTTTCCCGTCCGAGGGAGCGACGTACCGCGCGCGGACGGCCGGGCGCTTCCGGACCACGGCGAACACACGGTACCGATACTCGAGGCGGCTGGCTACGACGCCGATACGATCGATCGCCTCCGCTCGGACGACGCGATCAAGTGA
- a CDS encoding AAA domain-containing protein, whose translation MNVRGPVLEVGEPRTVETSHGTGDLLEVTIRPERGADAPVDVTLWGKWTETASDLEPGMELLVTDAEAREFDGETSYATTGSSAVVVEPDFLVDVTDIRGWVQCPRIYYLNKITGLPLKYPVVKGTVVHDVFGDLLRGRDIDDSIDERVATAALEAGLLGETADGVADDVRQNAAAIEGWLQQGRFGEDSWRSEQTLLSERFGIKGRADAVRRGTPVELKTGKNLDRDPRFQDKVQATCYALLLADDIEDAPDTGTLLYTKNTALDRADASGDLSPAKEFSIGPGFLKYVLRVRNEIAAAEYDRSVPTGFESGAKCEYCFERDPCMAVAGRLEQESKAGQLGEPLPGAERAYFERFYRAIEDERRAVHAEYRKLWEQSAQERADDDRALIGLEPTGREPVSGGRWELRARRTSDAVSKLREGDRVLASDGHPTRGTAELATITDLGEEVVVVADEPIELRRLDQYPSEIGVDRQLTALHDAVLQGDPDRKDVLFGRREPTFSGERRTVIDNNGAQDDAVNAALRADDFALIHGPPGTGKTYTLAHAVRALVERGERVLLSAFTNRAVDNAIEALESQDFNDVLRWGSETGVREDMQEYRLERRGDPEERAAALSSADVVAATTAACGSRALKSQSFDVAVVDEAGQLTEPGTFLPATLADRFVLVGDHRQLPPVVRAENDLQISLFERLIDEHPDAAVMLDRQYRMSQRIQYFPSEAFYDGQLRPATAEVAARRLADLGGVDADALPPALSGGVSFVDPGGDARGNTNPAEADRVAGIVRSFLDAGVDPDDIGVIAPFRAQVAEISRRLSGVAVDTVDRFQGSAKEVVVISFTATGDLSSPIFEDHRRVNVALTRAKRSLVLVGDRATLTSDPFYARMLEWAA comes from the coding sequence GTGAACGTGCGCGGCCCGGTTCTCGAGGTGGGCGAGCCTCGAACGGTCGAGACGAGCCACGGCACCGGTGACCTCCTCGAGGTGACGATCCGTCCCGAGCGCGGGGCCGACGCGCCCGTCGACGTGACGCTGTGGGGCAAGTGGACCGAGACCGCGAGCGACCTCGAGCCGGGGATGGAGCTGCTCGTCACGGACGCCGAAGCGCGGGAGTTCGACGGCGAGACGTCGTACGCGACGACCGGATCCTCGGCGGTCGTCGTCGAGCCGGACTTCCTGGTGGACGTAACCGATATCCGCGGGTGGGTGCAGTGTCCCCGGATCTACTATCTGAACAAGATCACCGGCCTCCCGCTGAAGTACCCCGTCGTCAAAGGGACCGTCGTCCACGACGTGTTCGGCGACCTGCTCCGGGGGCGGGACATAGACGACAGCATCGACGAGCGCGTCGCGACGGCCGCCCTCGAAGCCGGGTTGCTCGGGGAGACGGCCGACGGCGTTGCGGACGACGTCAGACAGAACGCGGCCGCGATCGAAGGGTGGCTCCAGCAGGGTCGCTTCGGTGAGGACTCCTGGCGCTCCGAGCAGACGCTGCTCTCCGAGCGCTTCGGAATCAAGGGTCGAGCGGACGCGGTTCGTCGCGGGACCCCAGTCGAGTTGAAGACCGGCAAGAACCTCGATCGCGATCCGCGGTTTCAGGACAAGGTGCAGGCGACCTGTTATGCCCTGCTTTTGGCCGACGATATCGAGGACGCACCCGATACGGGGACGCTTCTCTACACGAAGAACACCGCGTTGGATCGGGCCGACGCCTCCGGCGATCTCTCCCCCGCCAAGGAGTTCTCGATCGGTCCCGGGTTTTTGAAGTACGTCCTGCGGGTGCGAAACGAGATCGCCGCCGCGGAGTACGACCGCTCCGTCCCCACCGGGTTCGAGTCCGGTGCGAAGTGTGAATACTGCTTCGAGCGGGACCCGTGCATGGCCGTTGCCGGGCGGCTCGAACAGGAGTCGAAGGCCGGGCAGTTGGGGGAGCCGCTCCCCGGGGCGGAACGGGCGTACTTCGAGCGGTTCTACCGGGCGATCGAGGACGAGCGCCGGGCAGTCCACGCCGAGTACCGGAAGCTCTGGGAGCAATCGGCCCAGGAGCGCGCCGACGACGACCGCGCGCTGATCGGCCTCGAACCCACCGGACGCGAGCCCGTCTCCGGGGGCCGGTGGGAGCTTCGCGCCCGGCGGACGAGCGACGCCGTCTCGAAGCTCCGGGAGGGCGACCGCGTGCTCGCGAGCGACGGCCACCCGACACGGGGGACTGCCGAACTCGCGACGATCACCGACCTCGGCGAGGAGGTCGTCGTCGTCGCCGACGAGCCGATCGAGTTGCGACGCCTCGATCAGTACCCCTCCGAGATCGGCGTCGACCGCCAGTTGACCGCCCTCCACGACGCGGTCCTGCAGGGCGATCCCGACCGCAAGGACGTCCTCTTCGGCCGGCGCGAGCCGACGTTCTCGGGAGAGCGCCGAACGGTCATCGACAATAACGGCGCCCAAGACGACGCGGTGAACGCCGCGCTGCGGGCCGACGACTTCGCGTTGATTCACGGCCCGCCCGGGACGGGCAAGACCTACACCCTCGCGCACGCGGTCCGGGCGCTCGTCGAGCGCGGCGAGCGGGTGTTGCTCTCGGCGTTTACCAACCGCGCCGTCGACAACGCGATCGAAGCACTCGAGTCCCAGGATTTTAACGACGTGTTGCGGTGGGGATCGGAGACGGGCGTCCGCGAGGACATGCAGGAGTACCGGCTCGAGCGGCGCGGCGACCCCGAGGAGCGGGCGGCGGCGCTGTCGTCGGCCGACGTGGTCGCCGCCACGACCGCGGCGTGTGGTTCGCGCGCTCTCAAATCGCAGTCTTTCGACGTCGCGGTCGTCGACGAGGCCGGCCAGCTCACCGAACCCGGGACGTTCCTGCCGGCGACGCTCGCGGACCGGTTCGTCCTCGTCGGCGACCACCGACAGCTTCCGCCGGTGGTTCGGGCCGAAAACGACCTCCAGATTTCGCTCTTCGAGCGGCTCATCGACGAGCACCCCGACGCCGCGGTCATGCTGGATCGGCAATACCGGATGAGCCAGCGCATCCAGTACTTTCCGAGCGAGGCGTTCTACGACGGGCAGCTCCGCCCGGCAACCGCGGAGGTTGCCGCCCGGCGGCTCGCCGATCTCGGGGGCGTCGACGCCGATGCCCTCCCGCCGGCGCTGTCCGGCGGTGTCTCCTTCGTCGATCCCGGCGGCGACGCGAGAGGAAACACAAATCCGGCGGAGGCCGACCGCGTGGCCGGGATCGTCCGCTCGTTCCTCGATGCGGGCGTCGATCCGGACGACATCGGCGTCATCGCGCCGTTCCGGGCGCAGGTCGCGGAGATCTCTCGCCGGCTCTCGGGAGTCGCCGTCGACACGGTGGATCGGTTCCAGGGCTCCGCAAAGGAGGTCGTCGTCATCTCCTTTACTGCGACCGGCGACCTGTCGAGTCCCATCTTCGAGGATCACCGCCGGGTCAACGTCGCGCTGACGCGGGCGAAACGGTCGCTCGTCCTCGTCGGCGACCGGGCGACGCTTACGAGCGATCCGTTCTACGCCCGGATGCTCGAGTGGGCAGCGTAA
- a CDS encoding nuclear transport factor 2 family protein, with translation MDAEATVRAYYDALRAGDALAPFFARGATPVKFGIGERLRGFEEIEAGLAEQTETTDEWVVDSDRLRVTERDAHAWFSDEVGMAWSDLGTDTRYEFDTRWSGTLERRPDAESAGAAGTPWRFVGMHVSTPGGTR, from the coding sequence ATGGACGCCGAAGCAACCGTCAGGGCCTACTACGACGCCCTCCGGGCCGGCGACGCGCTCGCCCCGTTTTTCGCCCGCGGGGCGACGCCAGTGAAGTTCGGGATCGGCGAACGGCTCCGCGGCTTCGAGGAGATCGAGGCCGGACTCGCCGAGCAGACCGAAACCACCGACGAGTGGGTCGTCGACAGCGATCGGCTCCGTGTCACCGAACGCGACGCCCACGCGTGGTTCTCCGACGAGGTCGGGATGGCCTGGAGCGACCTCGGGACCGATACACGATACGAGTTCGACACCCGGTGGAGCGGGACGCTCGAGCGCCGACCGGACGCCGAGTCGGCGGGCGCCGCCGGGACCCCCTGGCGGTTCGTGGGGATGCACGTCTCGACTCCCGGAGGGACCCGGTAG
- the ligA gene encoding ATP-dependent DNA ligase LigA, whose protein sequence is MEFAEFATRAAAVESVSADTDTVGFVAELFADAGEDLAVVTRFVRGRVFPAHEPTTLDIGPALCYEALARAARPNVAAADVEAKLAEIGEIGAVAEELDLGGQRGLASFGDGDDGLTVAGVDAELRALAGAEGVGSTDTKVETLFGLFNRAGPTEARFLARLVLGNMRIGVGEGAVRDATAAAFDVPSEAVERAMQVSNDAGLVAETARSEGEPGLGDVRLAVGRPVEAMLAQAGSAVDAIEAWGSVAVEPKFDGARVQLHYDGVETRLFSRNLEEVTDALPEVVETVAAALDRPAILDGEVVAVDEDGSPRPFQDVLRRFRRKHDVAAAREAVPVEFYAFDCLHADGDDLLDAPLLERRERLSALLGGDDADPGGVADVRIAESVEEIAAREEAALAAGHEGIMLKNPESAYTPGDRGRNWLKRKPDVETLDLVVTGAEWGEGRRANHFGTFLLSIRDGEAFEPIGKVATGITDEELERLHERLVSHVRSESGTDVEIDPAVVFEVGYEEIQRSPTYGSGYALRFPRFVAVREDKSPEDADSLERVERLAR, encoded by the coding sequence ATGGAGTTTGCCGAGTTCGCCACCCGTGCGGCGGCGGTCGAGTCGGTATCAGCGGACACCGACACCGTCGGGTTCGTCGCCGAGCTGTTCGCCGACGCCGGCGAGGACCTCGCCGTCGTGACGCGGTTCGTCCGGGGACGGGTGTTTCCGGCCCACGAGCCGACGACCCTCGACATCGGGCCGGCGCTCTGTTATGAGGCGCTCGCGAGGGCAGCACGCCCGAACGTCGCCGCCGCCGACGTCGAAGCCAAGTTGGCCGAGATCGGCGAGATCGGCGCGGTCGCAGAGGAGTTGGATCTGGGCGGCCAGCGGGGACTGGCGTCGTTCGGGGACGGCGACGACGGCCTCACCGTCGCCGGCGTCGACGCCGAGCTCCGGGCGCTCGCCGGCGCCGAGGGCGTCGGGAGCACCGACACGAAGGTCGAAACGCTGTTCGGGCTGTTCAATCGCGCCGGGCCGACCGAGGCGCGATTTCTCGCCCGCCTCGTGTTGGGGAATATGCGGATCGGCGTCGGCGAGGGAGCGGTCCGGGACGCGACCGCAGCCGCCTTCGATGTCCCGTCGGAGGCGGTCGAGCGTGCGATGCAGGTCTCCAACGACGCCGGACTCGTCGCCGAGACAGCCCGATCCGAGGGCGAACCCGGACTCGGGGACGTCCGCCTGGCCGTCGGCCGGCCGGTCGAGGCGATGTTGGCACAGGCCGGGAGCGCCGTCGACGCGATCGAGGCGTGGGGGAGCGTCGCGGTCGAACCGAAGTTCGACGGAGCGCGGGTGCAACTCCACTACGACGGCGTGGAGACGCGGCTGTTCTCCAGAAACCTCGAGGAGGTAACCGACGCGCTGCCCGAGGTCGTCGAGACCGTCGCTGCGGCGCTCGATCGGCCGGCGATCCTCGACGGCGAGGTCGTCGCCGTCGACGAGGACGGCTCCCCGCGGCCGTTCCAGGACGTGCTTCGTCGGTTCCGGCGGAAACACGACGTCGCGGCCGCCAGGGAGGCGGTTCCGGTGGAGTTCTACGCCTTCGACTGTCTGCACGCGGACGGCGACGACCTCCTCGATGCGCCGCTCCTCGAACGACGTGAGCGGCTGTCGGCGCTTCTGGGGGGGGACGACGCCGACCCCGGCGGCGTCGCCGACGTCCGGATCGCCGAATCCGTCGAGGAGATCGCGGCCCGCGAGGAGGCTGCGCTCGCGGCCGGCCACGAGGGGATCATGCTGAAGAACCCCGAGTCGGCGTACACGCCCGGCGACAGGGGGCGAAACTGGCTGAAGCGAAAGCCCGACGTGGAGACGCTCGATCTGGTCGTGACGGGGGCCGAGTGGGGGGAGGGGCGGCGGGCGAACCACTTCGGGACGTTCCTGCTCTCGATCCGCGACGGCGAGGCGTTCGAGCCCATCGGCAAGGTGGCGACCGGGATCACAGACGAGGAACTCGAACGCCTCCACGAGCGGCTCGTCTCCCACGTCCGGTCGGAGTCGGGCACCGACGTCGAAATCGATCCCGCGGTCGTCTTCGAGGTCGGCTACGAGGAGATCCAGCGCTCGCCGACGTACGGGTCCGGGTACGCGCTTCGGTTCCCGCGGTTCGTCGCCGTCCGCGAGGACAAATCCCCGGAGGACGCCGACAGCCTCGAACGGGTCGAGCGGCTCGCTCGGTGA
- a CDS encoding redoxin domain-containing protein → MVPAVGETPPAFEALLCDGETFRPTALSDALGDRGTVLIFDGFAFSAIAQNWWTRYDTLGWGTFEGVQVYGIVRDGPYSINEFLRGLESPFSMFSDSDGNVADSYDLSVERDGMAGIETSRRAVFVLDDAGLVRHAWDTEEWIYPVPTEEIEAAIAEL, encoded by the coding sequence ATGGTACCTGCAGTCGGCGAGACGCCACCGGCGTTCGAGGCGCTGTTGTGCGATGGCGAAACGTTCCGCCCGACGGCGCTCTCCGACGCGCTCGGCGACCGGGGGACCGTCCTGATCTTCGACGGCTTCGCCTTTTCGGCCATCGCGCAGAACTGGTGGACTCGATACGACACGCTCGGATGGGGCACGTTCGAGGGGGTACAGGTGTACGGGATCGTCCGCGATGGCCCCTACTCGATCAATGAGTTCCTCCGCGGACTCGAGAGCCCGTTTTCGATGTTTTCGGATTCCGACGGCAACGTCGCCGATTCGTACGACCTCTCGGTCGAACGCGATGGGATGGCCGGTATCGAGACGTCCCGACGGGCCGTGTTCGTTCTCGACGACGCGGGCCTCGTTCGACACGCCTGGGACACCGAGGAGTGGATCTACCCCGTTCCGACCGAGGAGATCGAGGCGGCGATCGCGGAGTTGTGA
- a CDS encoding zinc-dependent metalloprotease yields MNLFRAARAVAGSDGDSPVDWTAVGTAARAGTAPGELSLSAADRAGYADDVADARSRIRTASGIDFELPGSVEVQNRHHWIDANVATFRRLLAPLESGAMVVPSIARAANTGTMALTLGFLASNVLGQYDPTLLGDDDHRLYFVHPNVVGVADALEADRDRFRRWIAFHEVAHAAEFDAAPWLASHLESKMETAVSELTAGHLDRAALGDLDTTMTAVEGYAELVMDRAFDEEYADLREKLDARRREAGPISALVRRLLGFGRKRRQYERGKAFFDAVADERGVAGAGAVWERPENLPTDAELDDPSAWLRRVA; encoded by the coding sequence GTGAATCTGTTCCGTGCCGCACGCGCCGTCGCTGGCTCCGACGGCGACAGTCCGGTCGATTGGACCGCCGTCGGCACCGCGGCCCGCGCCGGGACCGCCCCGGGAGAGTTGTCGCTGTCCGCGGCCGACCGAGCGGGGTACGCCGACGACGTCGCCGACGCGCGATCGAGGATCCGAACCGCTTCGGGTATCGACTTCGAGCTGCCGGGCAGCGTCGAGGTGCAGAACCGCCACCACTGGATCGACGCGAACGTCGCGACGTTCCGGCGGCTCCTCGCACCGCTGGAGAGCGGTGCGATGGTCGTCCCCTCGATCGCACGCGCGGCGAACACGGGGACAATGGCGCTCACGCTCGGCTTCCTCGCGAGCAACGTCCTCGGGCAGTACGATCCGACCTTGCTCGGCGACGACGACCACCGTCTGTACTTCGTCCACCCGAACGTCGTCGGGGTCGCCGACGCCCTCGAAGCCGACCGGGACCGCTTTCGGCGCTGGATCGCGTTCCACGAGGTCGCCCACGCCGCGGAGTTCGACGCCGCGCCGTGGCTCGCGTCGCATCTCGAATCGAAGATGGAGACCGCCGTCTCCGAACTCACGGCGGGGCACCTCGATCGGGCGGCTCTCGGCGACCTCGACACGACGATGACCGCCGTCGAGGGGTACGCCGAACTCGTCATGGACCGGGCCTTCGACGAGGAGTACGCCGACCTTCGCGAGAAACTCGACGCGAGACGTCGCGAGGCCGGCCCGATATCGGCACTCGTCCGACGGCTGCTCGGGTTCGGGCGGAAGCGCCGCCAGTACGAGCGCGGCAAGGCCTTCTTCGACGCCGTCGCGGACGAGCGCGGCGTCGCGGGTGCGGGTGCCGTCTGGGAGCGTCCGGAGAACCTACCGACCGACGCCGAGTTGGACGACCCCTCGGCGTGGCTCCGTCGGGTCGCGTAA